DNA from Pseudophryne corroboree isolate aPseCor3 chromosome 7, aPseCor3.hap2, whole genome shotgun sequence:
ATCTCAGGGCTGATTTTAATAACCCCTCCACCCCTTCCCCTCAGCTTTCTACCGTGTCAATTGACACTTTTCTACAAGAAGTATACCCCCCCCTCCTTGGACCCTGCGACTGGCTTGTTCCTGGAATCCCCTTGGGTTTTTacactatctcccatgctttttgcactgggtgaaataatcagacgtcatggcctggtctaccgctgctatgcagatgatacacaactgtatatgtcctttgctccaggcactgagaacccaataacaaccctaaattgcTGCCTAGCCGAGTTTCAGGAGTGGATGAGTCCCAGTTGGCTgagactgaaccctgataaaacagaagtcctgATGATAGGTCTCAGGACAAGACTGCAGTATAGCCAACTGACAGGACTTACGCTTGGAAGTTCTgaactacaaaacactgatcaCGTGCAGAATCTTGGTTTTGTCCTGGATAGTgacctgacacttaaacatcaggtgtcagccgcaatcaaatcctcattctttcatctgaacaTAGCCagtatcaagcacttaattccctcagaagacctgcctaaagtcatacatgcatttgtatcatcacacctagactactgcaatgacctctaccttggtctcccagaaaaagaattgcaccacttgcagatggtacaaactGCAGCTGCCAGACTACTAACCAACCAACCCCGTTCCAGCCacttaacacccattctctactccagggacgtgcagtgaggtaaatggctcaggaggcactggctaacactagaaccagatttacacacaatatattagccaaagggtacatctgggcattatacacaggtgcagcagtataaactcctggaaatttggtgagatttgatcagagatgtgcagaaaagataggcaagtGAGGCATTGtttcacctgccatatactttttactctacTGCATCGCCTGCCATAtacgttttggctataaaaatgattagaataatacaacgaagatattgcaaacatattctttgcatttttcatatactttatacagtgaaaactctggaacaaacattagtatgacaggaaaggctctgcctcatctgcctcaccccaccgtacgTCACTGCTCTacccccttcactggctgcctgtacaatGGAGAATCGTTTTCAggattggcttactcactttcaaagtcctacatgaccagagtccaaggtacttgaagcagcttctgattttttactgtcccactcgattgctgtgatctgtagatgaaggactattaacagtacctagaatctcccggaaTTCATCTGGGGTCGAGCTTTCAACTTTGTGGGTCTGAATCTATGGAATTcttttccccgcacagtgcgagacacCGCAACTAtataatccttcaaaaatagactaaagactTATCTATTTACTCAGCATTTACTGTTaaacttgttttgtattttgagctgtaaagacaattgcaaagcactttgagtcctattaggagaaaagtgctatgtaAATAtcatattcattattattattattattattattattattggtcgcTTGAAGAGATAGAAGCTTATATAGACTCTTTGCAGCTAGAAAAAAAGCCCTAGAGCCAGATGCTTACCCTTCCACTTTCTATATAACTTCTAAGTATGATCTAGCATGGGTTTTGGTTTCCATGTTCAATGATGCATTGGAGGAAGGCTGGTTCCCGAAGGAGATGTTGGAGGCATAGATTGTTGCTATCCATAATCTGGGAAAGGCTTCTACTTAGGTGCAAAACTATGCAAAACTATACTACCCAATGATCTTATTGAATTTGGATATTGAGCTAAATGTTAAGCTGTTACAGAAGCTGATAAACCCGGACCAGGTAGGGTTCATCTTGATCAGGCAGGCCGCAGATAGCACTCAATTGGTTTTTACATTATTGATAAAGATGTGCACCGCCCCCAGGTATTATTTTTGGTTCTATTATGTTGTCTGGTTTTGGTGTTTCCAAAACTGCCCTCAAGTGTTTGgattttggatgttttttttccctaaaaatttataaaaacagctaaaataacataattttgttttttgtgttcctacattattattaacctcaataacattattttccagtcagttttgaccaactcacagctcaaattattgttttcatccagtttaggccaaaaggttgcactgacctAGTTGACTGACTATGCTAAGTGAGAAAAGTTACCAGATGTCACTCTACGCTAATACCGAATACCAGGCATCAAACTGGGTGGAGTCACATGAAACCAATACgtgtatttaattttttattttatatattttttatgcatAAAATTTTAAAAACAGCAACACAAAAACACAAACATAAAAGACCATATATGCATCAACAGTGTTATATAAGCATACAATTTATAAAACAAATGATCTCAATATTAAAAATTGCATAGACTAATAAAACTGAGGTGGATCAGTTTAACTGTTCTCTTTGCACAATgagaacaaaaatgtaaaaaactatTGAAAAATTACTGTAGCCACGTAtagttaaactagagatgagcgggttcggatttaatgcAAGAATTAACGCGAGTTCGGTTTTATCTGCATTTTTCTTAttcgctatccaaaacacatgacatccgtgagccaataagatgccattttgagatctgagtaaaaccaaacctgctcatctctagatcaAACACAAGATGTGTGCAGTACAGTTGTTCATTTATGTAGTGCTGTTCCTTGAGTCCAGACCCTCGACTTATATCAAATAAGTCCTAGGTAGGATCTCACTGCAGGCAAGTGTGATACAGTGTCTCAATCCCGGCCGTATACAGCAATACAGTGTTTTATATCTGTGCGCTATGGAATCATCAGCGCCTGTAATAGAGCTCACTGTGAGATGGGTTTGCAGATGGGGTCCCCTGGCTGGAGACCTTATGCCAAATAGGAAGGAGCCAACTAGGAGGCAACATGACTTCTCTGTTCTCCAAGATGAGGTGCTGCTGCTACTTCCAAACAAGCCAGTGCGCTGTTTGCGGAGTCTGACTACAATCATGATAACAAAGCTGGGTGTTCACAGCAGGTCTCTGGTATGTCCTGCCATGCTAAGTGGAAAAGGGTTGGGTTAGGGATGCCGCACAGGACAGTAGGATGGTGTATAAATAAGAATTTTAGAACTATGTAGTCTCTGAGGTAACTGACTTGTATTTGAGACAAATATTCTTGTAATGTATTACTATATACCCTTTGCTTTCTGCTCATTGGGTAACATGCCAAGTGATTGTCAGTGGTGACTGAAGGGTTAAGGGCAAAGGTTGATGTATGAAACAGACGTACGTTTCACTTGTGTTAGTTCATGGGCGGCATGCACCCATGAACAAACACTAAGTGAAACGTACATTGGGAGGAGTGACCCGGATCACGTGAGGCGCGCACACATGATCTGCGGAGCTGGCAGCACATGGAGCACCGGACCATTCCCCAGCATGCCCGTCATCTTATCTAGAAGACTGCTTACTGTATGGTAACACTGGCAATTCTGCATCAAGGACCCGTTGTTGATTATAACATACATGAATCTGTATCCGCATTTGTGCAATCTTTTATCAGCAAGTTAATGCAGTGAGGCAGACTCAGGAATTTTCTATATACTAGGGCTCCACTAATTATGGTATACCATGACAATATATAAATATCTATCAACAGCATTTATACCGTGTACCAGGATACCATAGAGTGTTTTATTATATATTGCCAGCCATCCGATACACCAAACACTGGTATTTCAGCTGTTTATTATCTGATACATACTATCAGCCCTTTGATACATTTATTAATGGTAACAATTGTTACAGATATCTGTTACGCTGCTACAGGTCTGATTAGAGGATAAAGATTAGAACATTGAACATACCTCCATTTTTTATTCATTGACTTGTGCACGAATCTTAAGTACGCGCATATATATGCAGTAAGCCATGACGAGCACATCGCACAGTGGCAGGGTGTGGGAGGTAATTCCCTGCACTGCAATACTTTGCACCAGGGAGGACCTTCTCACCACCACAGTGCTTGATAGCTCATTCTTTCTTCCTTCCAGCTAAAGAATGGCATCACACCCTCTCTCATTCCCCATCCTATACCAATTTATTGGCacgacgggagaacagcagaagggtgaGAATGCCACGATCTCAGCCTCTATCATAACCATCATAATCTTTAATAGTACGTTGGTCATTCAAACATTCTGAGGCATCTGTGCCTCCTAGTACAGATAAGACCTATGGTGTAACAAACAATCAGAGGTGTTTGTGTATGGTTTTACTAAGTGATCAGATTATTTAAAACCTCTGTATACCCTAAGATCTGGGATACTTGTGGGCCAATGACGATCACGTACACATATTTGTCAAAGTTCTTCATTTCATCTTGTTAAGGTATACTTTAAACCCTTAGATATATTTCTCTACAGACATATTTTCCCTGTAACAGTGGTTTTGTTTGCCGTTGATGGTCCGGTGGAACCTACAACCATACCACGCTATATATGCCCagcctcgtccgatcttggaagcaatatagtgttgggcctggccagtacctggttggatgaccaccagggaatacctggtgttgtaggttaAGACTTGCACTATCACCAGCATTAAGGACCCTGTGCATGGTCTCTGTCTTGTATAATTTACGCACTTGTGCAAAGGAAATATTATAATCTCTATAAGATTTTCATGAAAAGGGTGGTCAAATAAGGTGGACAACTATTAAATTGTCCCAAACATATTGGGCTCATTGTgtgcttttttatatttttatatccaAAGATAATTATTAAGAGTTATGTTTTATTGAGAATTTAACATAGCCCTGTCTCGgagatagagtgctcccacccaagggtacttttcttctttttctttttcatacatTGGCCATgccaagtgacagcagtgggtggcacaaacatgtagAAGATCAAGTtgaaacatggcacatctaggaaacagagtggcactgcagtggcagacaggatggcagtttaataaactcaacaaccccatagaaagtaaccaaaaATGTTTTCATTAATAAAGAACTTGAGAAAGAGGGGGTTGGGATGTACTTTTtttgttttcgggggttttatcacATTTTTCGTATGTACTATCACCTGCCCGCTGCGTTTTAGCCGATGAGGGTATCGGGAAAAagaaagggggggagagggggaggtaaGGAGAGAGAGCGGATGCATGATGCAACACATTTCGCATGCAATGTATTCCACTACTGATGAAAGCAtaactgtgttgtttttttttagcgCCATCTGTTTGAAGAAAATAGCAAAGGATGGCACTCCAGGTAAGAGGTGTCCTTTGCGATAAAAGGACTTCTATCTGCAGAGTAACGCATGCACCATGCGTGGTTTTGGTTCATGCATCccgccctctctctccccctctctctctctctctctggacagGAATTATCAAGCATCGCATTTTGAATGCAATACATTCCACCGCTTATTACATGCATAAGGTCATTTAGTAACACTGTATGCATTAATGCAATAAAAACACAAAATACAGTTAAGAGCTGTCATTCGCTTTCTGAGAATGTTCCCCCCCGTGCAGAACACACGCTGCTGGCCACTCAGATCACCTGGACCTGGTGCAGCTGTCAGCGCTACTAGGTAAGATAGATGGAACTGTATATTGTAtaaatatgtatgtacagtatatataactttATAAGGAAGTCTTTTAAATTGAAGGTCAACTTTAGTATATGTCGATTAATATATAATTAATAGGAATTTTGGATATCTTTTATATATGCCAACCAAGCGTCTCTTTATATTTGTACTGTTACATTTCACTAATCCAATAGATGTATCATTATTTGTGTGCATTTAGTATAAGTCGTGCACTATAAGCAAATCCCATTGTAATTCCTCCCCTCCCAACAGTTCAAGTTTCAGTGGTGGaattaaatgtacagtaaacacacaGGGAACAAGATATTGCCCAGATTTGCATGTCTCCCCCTGCTCCGTGCTCCCTCTGCCCGGCATGTAATCATTACACCACTGGCACTTGTCACATCTGCTGTCATTATATTAGTAAGGGAAACAGGACAGGTcgcccggctgtgcagaatgcagCTGTCTGTGCAGAGTGTGATAAGCATCATTTTATCTATAATCGGGATACCTGGAATCATCATAAACTCCGCCACCCTCTCTGTGTACATCAGACTCTGGAGAACGAGCAATAGACTCGGAGCCAGTGACCCAATCCTGCTCTCTATGGCTCTCACCAATCTCCTCCTGGTGTGTCAGTTGTTGGTGACTTATTACTTGTATTATTTTCACACTCAATTTAACACAGGAATATTATTTTTGTTTTGCGTCCTGTACGTCCTGTACAATATGAGTTTGTGGAACACCGCCTGGCTCTCCATCTGCTACTGTGTGAAACTCGTCACCGTTACCCACCAGATCTTCCTCTGGGTGAAAATGTGGTTTCCCTCTTCCATCACCAAACTCCTCATAGGATCAGCAATATGGTCAGTTCTGGTGAATTTGCCCTTTATCTGGACAGTACAGATGATGTTTCCACAGAACACAAATATTACTGATGGGTCAGTACGTTCTGCAATGAAGTTGAAAATCCTTTATACTGTGCTGAACCTGCTGCTGAGTTACGTCCTGCCCTTTACCCTGACTGCCACCTGTATTGGGCTCAGTGTGACGTCTCTCCTGCACCATGTCTGGAGGATCAGGCAGAACGTGTCCCAGGACAGCTCATCCCCTCAGCTCCAGGCTCTTGTTCGGGCGGCTGTGACAATGACGCTGCGTGTGGTGTTGGACCTGACATTCCTTATTATCCTTATTTATTCATTTGCTGTGTCTCTCAATGTCAGTCCTGTCATAGAAACATTATTCTGGGTGTATCTCATCTCATATCCATCTGTACAAGCTTTcatactaatctttggaaacccCAAATTGAAGCGAAGTCTCATGGTCATTAGATAACAGGCAGGACGTGTAGTTGGGTATCAGGCAGTGATTATATCTTACACATAATCTCAGCAGGTACAAGATAGATACACTTTAAGATTTTATTCTTATATTTCCCCTATTATGTAGTAGATGTGATTTTGTTTTATTTCTTAAGAATAAAGAAATCCTGAGTAGATGTACAGTATACATTAAAGTACAATCGTAGTTCATTGTGAGTTTCAATATTGTCTCTTACTTGCTGACTTCTGACAACCCCGGGCTTCTAAGGTAAAGCTTGGAGGAAGGCTGTAACCCAAAGTATTGTGCCCCTAGCACGCCCCCTGTCAGCAAGGTGATAATAACTTTACTGACCCTGACATACTTCTCGCTTCAATAAGGGACAGATACACTGAGCAGCAAAGGCCCAAATAATAATGTATGGTCCTATACTGCCTGGGTGAGATGGGGGGGGCAGCCATAGGCAGGAGTAAGTGGCAATATATATGGAAGTGATGGTATTATGGGAAGGAATGCAGAGATACTCACACTACACAGCCCAATGTATTGTGTCAGTCACACCTATTGCTGACAGGTGCATCAGATCCAGCATACAGCCATACACTCCCCATACACATACATTAGCAGTAGATTGGTAATAAGAGCTCACTGACTGTAAACATGGCACGGTCACAGGATGCCGCCTGTCCACCAGTTCAGATTGTCAGATCTCTGCCCTGCTAGAGCCGCCCCGGTCACCTGTAAGTGCTGCTACTGTGAGGTGGAAACATCTAGGAGTAACAGCAGCCCACCCCGCGATGCAGCAGCTGCACCACCTAACAACACGGGTCCACCAAGTGCCAACTCTACAGTTTAGTAGAGAAGAAATTATTCTCTGGATATGTTTCCCATGGTGGGGCCTGAGGAAAGGGAATGACACTACAGGATTGTGTGTCCCACCTGTGTGGCAGCAGGTTGGGAAGTCCCTATACTGTGTCATTATGACAGTGCCCCCTGTGCATATAGTGAGGTCCATCATACAATGGCTTGCTGCCTGGTACCGCTAGTCCTGAGTGTGATCAGCAGTAAGTGGTTCCAGTAGGAAGCCCCCAGTGTGGCAATCACCAGTCCTGCATTGCTTCTAGGGGATGCAGACTCAGCAGTCCATAGAGCCGCATCAGTGCTGCCGCACAGCGGGGAAATTAATTGTCAGGCACATACTGGCGGTGGCCATCTGATGTCATTGTGAGTGGCGGTCATCAACATCAGACCCTCGGTGTATGATCAATTACTGTTACTGTAGGTAAAACACATTTAATAAAAATGAAACCCATATAATTGTCAGTTGTGGTGTTATAAATGCATTGATGTAATCATAGAGTTCTACAATAATTATAACCAATGGGCTGTACGTTGCTATGAAGTACTCAGTGGTGCTATATGGAACATATACGACAACAGCTGTTACAATAGGGTAATGAATTTGTGTAATGATTTAGAGGTGATTTTAGTTCCTTCATGTAACGTGTGATTTGTCAGTGACATTTAGGATATAAATCTCTTCTTTCTCATCTTCCTGTTTTACTTCCTGTGTGTCACATGTGATATTCCTTACTCCTAACATTAATTAATAACTAACGTGAAATGTGAtaattaaaactttattacaccaaattactgatgaccccttTTCATATAGATTGTTATTATAAATGAATGAATATGCAACACTGAAATATCAGGGATCCAAATGGAAATATAATGTACTGTAGCGGATTGGCGTGTCCGGACACCGGACCAGATTCAGTTTGTCCGGTCCGGTCATCCCATCGGTGGCTGCAGGTCACCCCCATGCCGGACAGCTGCCACGATTGGCTGGGCCGACAAGTAGGAAATGGATGAGAACACTGTCACGGCGGAGTGGCCCTATTTCACCCTACTTGCCGGTCTGGCCTGACACATGCATCTGCTGCCGGATGCTGAATTTCCAGGATTTGTGTTCCACCACTGTGGAGGGCAAACTGGAAAACGTGATCTTACAGGCTAGTGGATGCTTCCGGTAATCCACAGCCTGAGAGAGGCTGATGCCGGTGTGACGGTACTGTGGCAGCCGGAGACAAGGAAACCCATGCACCCACCAGCAGGCAGCCGCACACAGCAAGCCTCGACACTCCCGGTAAAAATGGGGGCGACACCCCCCTGTTTTCCACAACACCATCTGCCCCCGCCCCTcctccagtcaatcaggcagaggcgttcgcatctcTGCGATGTGATCACAGGACCCGACCATCACCACAATGGCCTGCTTCTGTGTGTTTAAAAAGTAATAAAAGAAAAATCTTGCATGACTATCTCAGTAACACTGAGCTTTTTCTTCTTCTACATCATGCTGTataattaatcaatcaattaaaTATACAAATAGTGTCACTAGAAAATAATTGCTGCACTTGGTGAAGCCGTCACTACCAGTGTTATGAATAGAGCGCTCACCACGCAGGGTCTGCACGTGCTGTAATGGATAATGAAGGTGGATCCAGGGAATGCTGATCAACCCAATACAGAGAAAGTCACTATCTATTGTATGTACTATTTACTACAAAATGACCACGCATGTAACACACAGCACAAACATGCGCAGTATAAACGCTGGACAAACAGTATGGTTATAGTGCCCCAATAGATAAGAAATGGACCCCCTTTAtattgtttatgtgtgtgtattttatattaaGGAGGCCATTAGATCTTTTGGAAGACTAGGGTGAAGTCTAGGTGACCTTGTCTTCTTGTCTGGCAGGGAGTTTGGTGCCACTAAGAAGTGCGGTGTCACCGCTGGCCAGCCTGACCCGGGAAAAATCCCCCCAAAGGATTGGGACCCTAGGACACAGGGCAGAAACAGAGGTGGGTGGGCTGTTACTGGGGAGCTGggaatagggatggccattggtgggctgCCATCGTTGGCACGTGAACCATCTATggcgaaccatcgatggtttgcaccactcaatGGCCATCACTGAAAGGTGCTGGCCGGGCCGCGGGCCAATAAAAAAAATGGGGCTGGGCTCAGCGGGTGTTTGTGGGCGGAGCCATGCTCCGTGTCCCGTCACCTTgcagaaaaaataaatacaaaaaatattCGTTTAGGCTGTGCCATCAATGGAGAGaatccatctggttctctcccatcgatggcaataaatttcgacatcggccataaaccatcaatgatttggaatcatcgatggttgatgccATACGTATCTGGGAACcagtcacaattagagatgagcgggtttggttctccgagaccgACTCCACGTGGTTATCACGGGTCTGAGG
Protein-coding regions in this window:
- the LOC134944368 gene encoding taste receptor type 2 member 41-like, encoding MSLWNTAWLSICYCVKLVTVTHQIFLWVKMWFPSSITKLLIGSAIWSVLVNLPFIWTVQMMFPQNTNITDGSVRSAMKLKILYTVLNLLLSYVLPFTLTATCIGLSVTSLLHHVWRIRQNVSQDSSSPQLQALVRAAVTMTLRVVLDLTFLIILIYSFAVSLNVSPVIETLFWVYLISYPSVQAFILIFGNPKLKRSLMVIR